A part of Augochlora pura isolate Apur16 unplaced genomic scaffold, APUR_v2.2.1 APUR_unplaced_2164, whole genome shotgun sequence genomic DNA contains:
- the LOC144477591 gene encoding uncharacterized protein LOC144477591 codes for MDTYICNKCYATAHRGRQPFCLTQCGHIYCQECIQPAKKHCPQCQQVDLFFVELQQPTLSKVQHFFVPIKKLLEFLNTVFGFQYNQMKIVIQRFLEMDKKYEYLKLHYYNLMQRVKFCKDEHNKLKMENIELRKKLISLKEHNRTLDNFTGTSTPVNSSNRTFKTGHTASTSTSRINLPSTCKAFNDLRIPKIY; via the exons ATGGATACTTATATTTGCAACAAGTGTTACGCTACGGCTCATAGAGGTAGACAACCGTTTTGTTTAACACAATGCGGTCACATATACTGCCAGGAGTGTATTCAACCAG CTAAGAAACATTGTCCGCAGTGCCAACAAGTAGACCTTTTTTTTGTAGAATTGCAACAACCTACTTTGTCCAAAgtacaacatttttttgtaccaattaaaaaattattggagTTTCTGAACACAGTTTTTGGTTTCCAATATAATCAAATGAAGATTGTGATTCAACGTTTCCTGGAA AtggataaaaaatatgaatatctgAAACTTCACTACTACAATCTTATGCAACGAGTAAAATTCTGTAAAGATGAGCATAACAAGCTGAAGATGGAGAATATTGAACTACGCAAGAAATTGATATCTCTGAAAGAACATAATAGAACATTGGATAATTTCACTGGAACATCTACACCAGTGAATTCTTCAAATAGAACATTTAAAACAGG ACACACAGCAAGTACTTCAACTAGTAGAATTAATCTGCCGTCAACATGTAAAGCGTTTAATGATTTGCGTATcccaaaaatttattaa